The Neorhizobium sp. NCHU2750 genome contains the following window.
ATCGTCGGCGTTGAGGCTGGCGGCCACGGCATCGACGGCAATGAACATTGCGCATCGATCACCGCCGGCTCGCCCGGCGTGCTTCATGGCAACCGCACCTATCTCCTGCAGGATGGCGACGGCCAGATCCTCGAAGGCCACTCGATCTCCGCCGGCCTCGATTATCCCGGCATCGGTCCCGAGCACAGCTGGCTGAACGATATCGGCCGTGCAGAATACGTGCCGATCATGGATAACGAAGCGCTCGAAGCCTTCCAGCTTCTGACAAGGCTCGAAGGCATCATCCCGGCGCTGGAACCGAGCCACGCAATTGCCGAAGTCATCAAGCGGGCACCCAAGATGGGCAAGGAGGAGATCATCCTCGTCAACCTGTCCGGTCGCGGCGACAAGGACATCTTCACCGTCGGCAAGATCCTCGGAATGGGGCTGTAATCATGACTTCCAGAATGGATACACGTTTCGCCAAGCTGAAGGCCGAAGGACGGCCGGCGCTGATCACCTATTTCATGGGTGGCGATCCGGATTTCGATACTTCGCTCGGCATTATGAAGGCGCTTCCGGCAGCAGGCGCGGACGTGATCGAACTGGGCATGCCCTTTTCCGATCCGATGGCCGATGGCGTTGCCATCCAGCTTGCCGGCCAACGCGCGTTGAAGGCCGGGCAGACGCTGGCCAAGACGCTGGAGCTCGCCCGCCTCTTCCGCCAGGAAGACAAGGAAACGCCGATCGTGCTGATGGGCTATTACAATCCCATCTATATCTATGGCGTCGACAAATTCCTCGACGACGCGCTCGCATGCGGGATCGATGGCTTGATCGTCGTTGATCTGCCGTCCGAAATGGATGACGAACTCTGCATTCCGGCACTTGCCAAGGGCATCAGCTTCATCCGCCTGACGACGCCGACGACCGACGAAAAGCGTCTGCCGGCGGTGATGAAGCATACGTCCGGCTTCGTCTATTATGTCTCGATGAACGGCATCACCGGGTCGGCTTTGCCGGATCCGTCGCTGATCTCGGGTGCCGTCGCGCGCATCAAGGGCCATACGGATCTTCCCGTCTGCGTCGGCTTCGGCGTCAAGACGGCCGATCATGCAAGGGCAATCGGCGCGGCCGCCGATGGCGTCGTCGTCGGCACGGCGATCGTCGTCCAGGTGGCCGGAAGCCTCACCAAGGATGGTGCGGCGACACCGGATACGATTTCCGCCGTTTCCACCTTTGTCAGCGGTCTTGCAACGGGCGTGCGGTCGGCACGCCTTGCTGCGGCCGAATAACTGGCCCACATAAGGCCCGACACTATCTTATCGGAGTACCCCAAGTGAACTGGATCACCAATTACGTTCGACCGCGCA
Protein-coding sequences here:
- the trpA gene encoding tryptophan synthase subunit alpha, with product MTSRMDTRFAKLKAEGRPALITYFMGGDPDFDTSLGIMKALPAAGADVIELGMPFSDPMADGVAIQLAGQRALKAGQTLAKTLELARLFRQEDKETPIVLMGYYNPIYIYGVDKFLDDALACGIDGLIVVDLPSEMDDELCIPALAKGISFIRLTTPTTDEKRLPAVMKHTSGFVYYVSMNGITGSALPDPSLISGAVARIKGHTDLPVCVGFGVKTADHARAIGAAADGVVVGTAIVVQVAGSLTKDGAATPDTISAVSTFVSGLATGVRSARLAAAE